In the genome of Neofelis nebulosa isolate mNeoNeb1 chromosome 6, mNeoNeb1.pri, whole genome shotgun sequence, one region contains:
- the PRR18 gene encoding proline-rich protein 18, with protein MTVTMCHSLEPPLQQAPMTRRLGGAMPFPPTPTPGAPAARPPPRRPGAPRRAAPARAPPAPAPAPPAAADRRRPPEGALSGSWPPAALKRSPARRGPGPGPPRAPARPARSGHSPAGDAAPGTGPAAAAARFSPGLPPEAVLLLQGRHLQRRLPARPCRPPPSPSPAGPGRRPAPRVSLLNERHRYDDVEYEEEARAVDEGLVRRCTEWLRGVESAAAARDLAGPLDTLPHLSTL; from the exons ATGACAGTCACGATGTGTCACTCGCTTGAACCACCGTTACAGCA GGCGCCGATGACCCGCCGGCTCGGTGGCGCCATGCCCTTCCCGCCCACGCCGACCCCGGGGGCCCCCGCCGCGCGGCCCCCGCCCCGCAGGCCCGGCGCCCCGCGCAGGGCAGcgcccgcccgcgccccgcccgcgcccgcgcccgcgccgcccgccgccgcggACAGGAGGAGGCCCCCCGAGGGCGCGCTGTCCGGCTCCTGGCCCCCCGCCGCCCTGAAGCGGTCGCCGGCCCGgcgcggccccggccccggccccccgcgcgcccccgcccggcccgcccGCTCCGGCCACAGCCCCGCGGGGGACGCGGCCCCGGGGACAGgacccgccgccgccgccgcgcgctTCTCGCCCGGCCTGCCCCCCGAGGCCGTCCTGCTGCTCCAGGGGCGCCACCTGCAGAGGCGGCTGCCCGCGCGGCCCTGCCGCCCGCCGCCCTCGCCCTCTCCCGCGGGTCCCGGCCGCCGCCCGGCGCCGCGCGTGTCGCTGCTCAACGAGCGGCACCGGTACGACGACGTGGAGTACGAGGAGGAGGCCCGGGCGGTGGACGAGGGCCTGGTCCGCAGGTGCACCGAGTGGCTGCGCGGCGTGGAGTCGGCGGCCGCCGCGCGCGACCTCGCGGGGCCCCTGGACACGCTGCCGCACCTGAGCACGCTGTGA